From a region of the Branchiostoma floridae strain S238N-H82 chromosome 13, Bfl_VNyyK, whole genome shotgun sequence genome:
- the LOC118428774 gene encoding LOW QUALITY PROTEIN: 40S ribosomal protein S9-like (The sequence of the model RefSeq protein was modified relative to this genomic sequence to represent the inferred CDS: inserted 2 bases in 1 codon) — protein sequence MRGLPPCSKTYATPRRPFEKDXSGSGVKLIGEYGLRNKREVWRVKLTLAKIRKAARELLTLEEKDPRRLFEGNALLRRLVRVGVLDEGKMKLDYVLGLRVEDFLERRLQTQVFKLGLAKSIHHARVLIRQRHIRVRKQLVNIPSYVVRVDSQKHIDFSLQSPFGGGRPGRVKRKNMRKGTGGGGGMDDEEDED from the exons ATGCGTGGTCTACCCCCGTGTAGTAAGACCTACGCCACACCCCGACGTCCTTTTGAGAAGGA GTCTGGATCCGGAGTGAAGCTCATTGGGGAATATGGGCTTCGTAACAAGCGTGAG GTTTGGCGTGTGAAGCTGACCCTCGCTAAGATCCGTAAGGCTGCTCGTGAGCTGCTGACACTGGAGGAGAAGGACCCCAGACGTCTGTTTGAGG GTAATGCCCTACTGCGCCGGCTGGTGCGTGTCGGTGTGCTGGATGAGGGGAAGATGAAGCTTGATTACGTGCTGGGCCTGCGCGTGGAGGACTTCTTGGAGCGACGTCTCCAGACCCAGGTCTTCAAGCTGGGATTAGCCAAGAGTATCCACCACGCCCGCGTGCTGATCCGCCAGAGGCACATCAG gGTACGTAAGCAGTTGGTGAACATCCCATCCTACGTGGTGCGCGTGGACTCCCAGAAGCACATCGACTTCAGCCTGCAGTCTCCGTTCGGAGGTGGTCGTCCTGGACGTGTCAAGAGGAAGAACATGCGTAAGGGCACCGGGGGCGGTGGAGGCATGGACGATGAGGAAGATGAAGACTAA